In Streptomyces sp. NBC_00414, a single window of DNA contains:
- the purN gene encoding phosphoribosylglycinamide formyltransferase: MAKAKRLVVLVSGSGTNLQALLDAIASQGVAGYGAEIVAVGADRDNIAGLERAERAGLPTFVHRVKDYGTRDEWDAALAEATAAYAPDLVVSAGFMKIVGKEFLARFGGRCVNTHPALLPSFPGAHGVRDALAYGAKVTGCTVHFVDDGVDTGPIIAQGVVEVRNEDYEDDGSALHERIKEVERRLLVDVVGRLARNGYRIEGRKVVIQ; this comes from the coding sequence GTGGCCAAGGCCAAGCGCCTCGTCGTGCTGGTCTCCGGATCAGGTACGAATCTGCAGGCTCTCCTCGACGCGATCGCGTCGCAGGGGGTGGCCGGCTACGGAGCCGAGATCGTCGCGGTCGGCGCGGACCGCGACAACATCGCGGGACTGGAGCGGGCCGAGCGTGCCGGGCTGCCGACCTTCGTCCACCGGGTGAAGGACTACGGGACCCGTGACGAGTGGGACGCGGCCCTGGCCGAGGCCACCGCCGCGTACGCACCGGATCTCGTCGTCTCGGCCGGGTTCATGAAGATCGTGGGCAAGGAGTTCCTGGCCCGCTTCGGCGGCCGGTGCGTGAACACCCACCCCGCCCTGCTGCCCAGCTTTCCGGGAGCGCACGGCGTCCGTGACGCCCTCGCCTACGGCGCGAAGGTCACCGGGTGCACCGTCCACTTCGTCGACGACGGCGTCGACACCGGCCCGATCATCGCCCAGGGCGTGGTCGAGGTCCGCAACGAGGACTACGAGGACGACGGTTCCGCTCTCCATGAGCGGATCAAGGAAGTCGAGCGAAGGCTGCTCGTCGATGTCGTGGGGCGGCTCGCCCGCAACGGCTATCGCATCGAGGGACGAAAGGTAGTTATCCAGTGA